CACATCGCGGGCCGAGACCGCCGCCTGCAATTGAAGCGGGGCGACGCCTTGTTGCGACGCGAGATAGTCGCCGATCGCAATCACGGCGATCACCACGTCGTACAGCAGAATCGGCAGCGCGACGACCACCGACACCAGGCGTGTGACCAGCGAGTAGAGCACCTGCAGCACGAAGGCGCAGGCGATCATCGGCATCAGCCACGTTATGCCTGAGATCGTTCGTGCGCCGGTCTCGGTGCCGGTGGCGACCGCCACGAGCAACGCCGGCGCGACCAGCAGGCCGCAGAAGGCGGTGAGATTGGTGAAGACCCGCGGTGCTTCACGTCGGGCCGCGATCCATCCGGCGAGCGCGATATCCCACGCCAGCACGGCCATCGCTACGCCGAGCACCAGCAGTGCAAGCGGATCAGTCATGCGGGCAGGATACACAACGCGCGTCGTCGCTGGCACCCCGCACCCCGCCGTCGGTAGTTTCCACCATGGCCCACACAGAGACTCCGACCGTCCTGACGGTGCCCAACCTGGTGTCCACGTCGCGCGTGGTGCTGGCGGTGGGTTTTCTGGCGATGGATGCCGTTCCGGTACGACTGGCCCTCATTGCGGTGGCGTCGCTCACCGATTTCCTCGACGGGTGGATCGCCCGCCGCACCAAGGTGGCGTCGCGCTTTGGCGCGCTGATCGATCCGGTGGCCGACCGCTTCTTCGTGCTCTGTGTGGTGATCGCGTATGTGTTGGGCGATCAGCTCACGGTCTGGCAGGCGGTGGTGATCTTCTTTCGCGACATCATGTCGCTGATCGGCTGGTTCGTGGCCCGCAACGTGAGCTGGCTGCGCCCCATCCGGTTCCGGGCGCGCCCACTGGGCAAGATCGTGACGGGGCTGCAGCTGCTGACCTTCATCGCCGTGTTGCTGGCACCGGCCACGGTAGACGGCCTGGTCATCGCGGTCGGTGTGCTGGGCTTGGTGGCGACGGTTGACTACACGCTGATGCTCTGGCGCGAGCGGGTGCGGTGAGGCGCTGGGCTAGGGGGCTGGGCCCGGGGCTGAGATCGTGACCTGATCACGCAGAGAAGCAGAGAACGCAGAGCTCGCAGAGAACTGCAACAAGAAAAAATTTAAGCGTTGTGCTCTGCGACCCCTGCGCTCTCGGCGCCTCCGCGTGATCTGTTCTCCAGAGTCAGCGAACCACACCCGCGAACGACGAACGCCTCCCGGAGGAGGCGTTCGATGTATTTCGTATATCGCGCCAGCTGAGGCTGGTCAGATATGTCAGTGCGATCTAGACGCCAAGGTCCCGTTGGGTCCGGCGCCGGATGAAGCGATCAGACTGCAGCCGCTTCCTGCGCCTGCTTCCTGGTCGGCTGGGCAAAACGTTCGCCCAACGTGCGCAGTTCGGCAATTTCCGGAGCCTTGATCTCGGGATAGCGACCCGTGAGATACTCCATCGTGCTGTCGAACCACTCCTTCTGGTCGTCGGGGTGACACCCGATCACACCACACTGCATGATCTGCTGGAAGAGCTCGTCACGGGCCTCCTGATACGGAGAGGGCACCATGGCGTCACGACGCGGACGAAGCTTGGGCTTGGCCATTTCCTCTGGGTAGTGCGTCGAACATCGCTGCCGGGGAACTCCGGATCAGCTGCATAAACCTAACCGATGAGACACCGGCTTCCTAGTGGCGTCTCACCCCTATTACGCGATCCACGCCAGTAACGCTGAGACAAGCGCGGCCGGCGCATCCTCCGCCACCAGCGTTCCACAGGGGCGTACGGCGATCGGACGCACTGATGCCAAGGGGAGTACGCCGCGCCAGCGCTCGATGCGGGGCGCGAGATCGTCGTCGGCCTCTCGAGCGCCTGTCCAGAGGAGGACGTCGCCGCGCACGTCACCCAAGCGCTGGCGCTCGTCGTCGCTGAGGATCACGGCGCTCGCGCGCTGCAGGAGCTGCGCCGCACCGCTGCTGCCCACGAACGGTGCCAGATACCGCGCGACCAGCAGGTCGGGCATATGGTCGCGGTCGGCCACGGCGTCGCGCAGGTACGGCTCCAGCAGCGGCCGCGCACCGAACAGGGCGTTAGCAGTCAGCGCCGAGAGGGCAGAGGTGCGCTGAAGCGATCGGATGGCTGGCCCTGGCAGATCGTCGGGGTCGAGCGGCTCGAGTAGGGCCAACCGGGCGGCCCGTTCAGGACGTTGTGCCGCGACCAGTAGCGCGACCAGGGCGCCCATGTCCTGGCCCACGAGCGTGACCTGGGCCAATCGCAGCGCGGTGAGCGCCCGTTCCACGTACTCTGCCTGCGCGCCGAGGCCGTACGACACGTCGAGTGACCGGTCCGACTCGCCGTGCCCCATCAAATCGATGGAGAGGGCCGTATATCCGGCGTCGGCCAATCGCGGCGCCACGGCGCGCCAGAGAAAGCTGCAGCTGCCGAAGCCGTGCAGCAGCACCACGGCTGGTCCCGCCCGTCCCACCCGCTCCACGTGTAGCGAGCCGGCACCCACGGGAATTCGGAGATGTTCGGTGTACATGGCCTCAGGGCAACGGGAGTCGGAGCGCCCATGCAGGATAGCGCCGATGATGGTGCGACAGATAGCTTACCGCCGCGGCCGCAGTGGTCCGTAGCCGGAGGACGCGAAGGAAGTTCCGGAGGCGTGATGGCGGAAGATCAGACGTACGATGACGGACGCACCGAGATCCTGAAAGCCATGCTTCGGGCACTCGCCGATCGCATCCGGGCGCTCGATGCGGACGACGCCATGTTACCGCATGCCGGCGAGCTGATGAAGCTGATCGGTGACGTGCGCAGTGAGCTCTTTCACTACGAAGTGCGCTGCACGTACGACACCCCTGAAGTTGCTGAACATCGCCGTCTGGTCGACGAAGCCCGTCGTCCCGACGAGAGCGTATGGGAACCGACCGGCTGGACGCCGGAAGACGACGAGGAGATCGAGTGGTAAAGGCAACGAAGAAGAAGTCCAACAACGCGTTCCTGCCCATCGTGCTGGTGGTACTCGCCGTCGGCGGCGCCGCCATCTACTACAAAGTGCAGAACAAGCCGAAGCCCATCGAGCTGGCGCCGGGCACCGCGCTGCCGACGGCCGAAGGTCAGCTGCGTGGCGATCCGAACGCGCCCGTGACGATCATGGAGTTCGCGGACTTCGAATGCCCGGGCTGTGGTCAGTTCGCCGCGCTGCAGGGTCCCGACATCAAGACGCGCATCGTCGACGCGGGCCTCGCCAACTTTCGCTTCTACGATTTCCCGCTCACGTCGATTCACCAGAACACCATGGCGGCGCACCTCGCCGCGTCATGCGCGGCCGATCAAGGCAAGTTCTGGGAAATGCATGACGCGCTGTTCGCCGGTCAGATGGACTGGAACTCGCAGGCGACCACGAACCCGCGCAAGGTGTTCGATTCGTACGCCGGTCAGCTCGGTCTCGACATGACGGCCTACAACAGCTGCTTCGACACGCAGAAGAATCTGCCCAAGATTCAGGCGAACGCCGCTGCCGGCACGGAGCGAGGCGTGAGCAGCACGCCGACGCTCGTGGTGGGCAATAAGGTGTACGCGGGCGGCCTGACGTTCGATCAGCTCAAGAAGCTGGTGGACAGCCTTCGCGCAGTGGCACCGGCAGCGCCGGCGGCAGCGCCCGTCGCGACGGACACGGCGAAGAAGTAACGCGACTCGCCGAACGGCTCGACGAGCGGGTTACGCCCGCCGTCGTGCCGCCGCTTCATCCAGTCGCAGTCTCGGCATAGGCACCGCTTCGGCGGTGCCTTCGTCGTTCACGGTATTCAAGGACGCCGCCGGCACGAGCGCCTCGCCCAGCGCCACGAGCGCGCGGGTCGCCACCACGGACGCCAGAGGGTCAGGCACACCCATTTCCCGCACGTAAATGTCGAGCGCGCGCTCATAGCCCACGTCCGTAGAAAGCGTGTCGACGAAGAGCAACGCATTCTCGACGTGCGTACGAATTAACGCTTCTTCCGCACGTGCCTGTACGAGACGCAACCGCTGCTCGGTATCGGCCGACAGCTTGCGGGGGAACAGTGTTTCAGGAAACAGTTTGTTCAGAATAGACATATGGGTACTGACGAATTTGAGGGAGCGTGTGTTTCGAACCCTGTGACCGCGATCACTCCCCTGTGCGAATCTCGTGCCTAGTGCCTTTTGGCTGGGGTCGTGGTACGGGCGGCATGCCGGTCGGGCACGTGGTAGGCGTGCACCCGCCAAGACCCGTGCGGGCCGTGCACCACACGCGCTAGGGCCAACCCCAATGCGTCGCGAAGCCCCCCCCGCGGGTCAAAGGTCCGCGCCCCGCGCCAGCGCGAGCACGGGCGCGACGGGCGTCCCGTGAGCCGATCTCTGCGGGGGGCCGCTCTTCACCCGACTGGCGCTCCCCAGTCCGTCCCCCCGCAGCAAGCGGCGAACGGGATCGACCCGGAGCGGCCCGGGCGTTCCCGCACACCAGCGCAGTTCAAGCGCAGTTACTCAGGACTCCTGCGCCTCATACTGATCCTTCAGAGCCGCCACCACGGAAGGATCCGCCAGCGTCGTGGTGTCACCAAGTGCGCGACCCTCAGCGATGTCCCGCAGCAGGCGACGCATGATCTTGCCCGAGCGCGTCTTCGGCAGATCCGCACTGAACAGGATGTCGTCGGGCCGCGCCAGCGCACCGATCTTCATCGCCACGTGCTCGCGAAGTTCGTCGCGCAAACTGCCGCTCGGTGTGAACCCGGCGCGCAGCGACACGAACGCCGCGATCGCCTGACCCTTGATCTCGTGCGCCTTGCCCACGACCGCCGCTTCCGCCACCGCCGGGTGATCCACCAGGGCGCTCTCCACTTCCATCGTGCCGATGCGATGACCGGCCACGTTCAACACGTCGTCCACGCGGCCGAGAATCCAGAGATAGCCGTCGTCGTCGCGCTTGGCGCCGTCTCCGGGGAAGTACAGGTCGAGACGGTTCGGCCACTTGGTGAAATACGTGTCGACATACCGCGCGTCGTCGCCCCAGATCGTGCGCAACATGCTCGGCCACGGATGCGTGATCGCCAGCAGACCGCCACCCACGCCGATTTCGTTGCCGGCCGTGTCGAGCAGCGCCGTCTTGATGCCGGGGAACGGCGTCGTGGCGGAACCGGGCTTCGTGGCCGTGACACCCGGCAGCGGCGTGATCATGATCGCGCCCGTTTCCGTTTGCCACCACGTGTCCACGATCGGACAACGCTCCTGCCCGATGTGCTTGTGGTACCACATCCATGCTTCCGGATTGATCGGCTCACCGACCGACCCGAGCAAGCGGA
This region of Gemmatimonas groenlandica genomic DNA includes:
- a CDS encoding CDP-alcohol phosphatidyltransferase family protein; this translates as MAHTETPTVLTVPNLVSTSRVVLAVGFLAMDAVPVRLALIAVASLTDFLDGWIARRTKVASRFGALIDPVADRFFVLCVVIAYVLGDQLTVWQAVVIFFRDIMSLIGWFVARNVSWLRPIRFRARPLGKIVTGLQLLTFIAVLLAPATVDGLVIAVGVLGLVATVDYTLMLWRERVR
- a CDS encoding alpha/beta fold hydrolase, with the protein product MYTEHLRIPVGAGSLHVERVGRAGPAVVLLHGFGSCSFLWRAVAPRLADAGYTALSIDLMGHGESDRSLDVSYGLGAQAEYVERALTALRLAQVTLVGQDMGALVALLVAAQRPERAARLALLEPLDPDDLPGPAIRSLQRTSALSALTANALFGARPLLEPYLRDAVADRDHMPDLLVARYLAPFVGSSGAAQLLQRASAVILSDDERQRLGDVRGDVLLWTGAREADDDLAPRIERWRGVLPLASVRPIAVRPCGTLVAEDAPAALVSALLAWIA
- a CDS encoding thioredoxin domain-containing protein, whose protein sequence is MVKATKKKSNNAFLPIVLVVLAVGGAAIYYKVQNKPKPIELAPGTALPTAEGQLRGDPNAPVTIMEFADFECPGCGQFAALQGPDIKTRIVDAGLANFRFYDFPLTSIHQNTMAAHLAASCAADQGKFWEMHDALFAGQMDWNSQATTNPRKVFDSYAGQLGLDMTAYNSCFDTQKNLPKIQANAAAGTERGVSSTPTLVVGNKVYAGGLTFDQLKKLVDSLRAVAPAAPAAAPVATDTAKK